A region from the Streptomyces sp. 3214.6 genome encodes:
- a CDS encoding alpha/beta hydrolase gives MPASIRLRSPGTPHTPSTPHTPGSPRTRTRPRLRIALAALTTLASAVLTALPAQVAAHADSSVDGHLTGTLADGATWIADVPEQWNGTLLLFSHGFGPTVARNAPTDAVRTALLAEGYAMAGSSYDPNGSMWALNSAERDQFATLDAVAAKIGKPRRTLAMGQSMGGLVNAQIARDGGGRIDGALGQCGLVAGATDLDNYQLDAEYAIARLLLPGQDVKLVRFGTAAEASATADLLTKAVTAAQSSPQGRARIALAAAFLNLPAWAPGQARPAATDWAGQQEQQYAWFAQGILTFVEGGRYAVEQSVGGNNSWNRGVDYADLLAGSAHAPRVRALYRAAGLDLRGDLRTLTEGATITADPAAVSAARRNSSAGQGLDVPLLDIHTTADNLVPVEQEHRFATRVRASGDGALLRQAYVERQGHCTFTTAETVAALHALEHRVTTGRWDDAASPAALQRAATALDLDGAAYVPYRPAPLTVARGRAQ, from the coding sequence ATGCCCGCCAGCATCCGCCTCCGCAGCCCCGGCACCCCCCACACTCCCAGCACCCCCCACACGCCCGGATCGCCCCGCACCCGCACCCGCCCCCGTCTGCGCATCGCCCTGGCCGCCCTGACCACGCTGGCGTCCGCCGTGCTCACCGCGCTCCCGGCGCAGGTCGCCGCCCACGCGGACTCCTCGGTCGACGGCCACCTCACCGGCACCCTCGCCGACGGCGCCACCTGGATCGCGGACGTCCCCGAGCAGTGGAACGGCACCCTGCTGCTGTTCAGCCACGGCTTCGGCCCCACCGTCGCCAGGAACGCCCCCACCGACGCCGTACGCACCGCGCTGCTCGCCGAGGGCTATGCGATGGCCGGGTCGTCGTACGACCCCAACGGCTCGATGTGGGCCCTGAACAGCGCCGAGCGGGACCAGTTCGCCACGCTCGACGCCGTCGCCGCGAAGATCGGCAAGCCGCGGCGCACGCTGGCCATGGGCCAGTCCATGGGCGGACTCGTCAACGCGCAGATCGCCCGGGACGGCGGCGGGCGCATCGACGGCGCGCTCGGCCAGTGCGGCCTGGTCGCGGGCGCCACCGACCTCGACAACTACCAGCTCGACGCCGAGTACGCGATCGCCCGCCTGCTGCTGCCCGGCCAGGACGTGAAACTGGTGCGGTTCGGCACCGCCGCCGAGGCCTCCGCCACCGCCGACCTGCTCACCAAGGCGGTCACCGCCGCCCAGAGCAGCCCGCAGGGCCGGGCCAGGATCGCCCTGGCCGCCGCCTTCCTCAACCTGCCCGCCTGGGCGCCCGGCCAGGCCCGGCCCGCCGCGACCGACTGGGCGGGTCAGCAGGAGCAGCAGTACGCGTGGTTCGCGCAGGGCATCCTGACGTTCGTGGAGGGCGGCCGGTACGCCGTCGAGCAGTCCGTCGGCGGCAACAACTCCTGGAACCGGGGCGTCGACTACGCCGACCTGCTCGCCGGTTCCGCGCACGCACCCCGGGTTCGCGCCCTCTACCGGGCGGCCGGCCTCGACCTGCGCGGCGACCTGCGCACACTGACCGAGGGCGCCACGATCACCGCCGACCCCGCCGCCGTCAGCGCCGCCCGGCGGAATTCCTCCGCGGGCCAGGGCCTGGACGTGCCGTTGCTCGACATCCACACCACCGCCGACAACCTGGTTCCCGTGGAACAGGAGCACCGCTTCGCCACCCGCGTGCGAGCCTCCGGCGACGGGGCGCTGCTGCGCCAGGCGTACGTCGAACGACAGGGCCACTGCACCTTCACCACCGCCGAGACGGTGGCCGCCCTGCACGCCCTGGAACACCGGGTCACCACAGGGCGCTGGGACGACGCCGCGAGCCCGGCCGCGCTCCAGCGCGCCGCCACCGCCCTCGACCTGGACGGCGCGGCATATGTCCCCTACCGCCCCGCCCCGCTGACGGTCGCCCGCGGTCGCGCGCAGTGA